One Fundidesulfovibrio magnetotacticus genomic window carries:
- the lysA gene encoding diaminopimelate decarboxylase, with protein MHFFEYVDGQLHAEGVPAAELVRRFGTPLYVYSAATLRRHFEAFDSAFAGLPHITCYSVKANSNLGLLKLLGQCGAGMDIVSGGELHRALTAGIPASRIVYSGVGKREAEIRQALEANILMFNVESMGELERLSSVASDMGKTARISLRINPDVDPKTHPYISTGMKKNKFGLDIEQSLAAYSRAMTLPGIEPVGIDCHIGSQLTTLEPFMEALDRIIRFYDRLKGMGLRIEYLDLGGGLGITYNEEEPPHPAEFGKALVGVLKDHPMTLILEPGRVIAGNSGILLTEVVYTKKTPSKDFVIVDAAMNDLVRPSLYGSFHAIKEVTPKGRPVLNVDVVGPICESGDFLAKDRDLPAVEQGELLAVFSAGAYGFTMSSNYNSRTRAAEVLVDGDKATLVRRRETYDDLIALEKDALNG; from the coding sequence ATGCATTTCTTCGAATACGTCGACGGCCAGCTCCACGCCGAGGGCGTTCCGGCCGCCGAGCTGGTCCGGCGCTTCGGCACGCCGCTCTACGTCTATTCGGCGGCCACCCTGCGCCGCCACTTCGAGGCCTTCGACTCGGCCTTCGCGGGCCTGCCCCACATCACCTGCTACTCGGTGAAGGCCAACTCCAACCTGGGCCTGCTCAAGCTCCTGGGCCAGTGCGGCGCGGGCATGGACATCGTGTCCGGCGGCGAGCTGCACCGGGCGCTCACGGCGGGCATCCCCGCCTCGCGCATCGTCTACTCGGGCGTGGGCAAGCGCGAGGCCGAGATCCGCCAGGCCCTGGAAGCCAACATCCTCATGTTCAACGTGGAGTCCATGGGCGAGCTGGAACGCCTCTCCTCCGTGGCCTCGGACATGGGCAAGACCGCGCGCATCAGCCTGCGCATCAACCCCGACGTGGACCCCAAGACCCACCCGTACATCTCCACGGGCATGAAGAAGAACAAGTTCGGCCTGGACATCGAACAGTCCCTGGCCGCCTACTCCCGGGCCATGACGCTGCCCGGCATCGAGCCCGTGGGCATCGACTGCCACATCGGCTCGCAGCTCACCACCCTGGAGCCTTTCATGGAGGCCCTGGACCGCATCATCCGCTTCTACGACCGCCTCAAGGGCATGGGCCTGCGCATCGAATACCTCGATCTGGGCGGCGGCCTGGGCATCACCTACAACGAGGAGGAGCCCCCCCACCCGGCCGAGTTCGGCAAGGCCCTGGTGGGCGTGCTCAAGGACCACCCCATGACCCTCATCCTGGAGCCCGGCCGCGTGATCGCCGGAAACTCCGGCATCCTGCTCACCGAGGTGGTCTACACCAAGAAGACCCCCTCCAAGGATTTCGTCATCGTGGACGCCGCCATGAACGACCTGGTGCGCCCCTCGCTCTACGGCTCCTTCCACGCCATCAAGGAAGTGACGCCCAAGGGACGCCCCGTGCTCAACGTGGACGTGGTGGGCCCCATCTGCGAATCCGGCGACTTCCTCGCAAAGGACCGCGACCTACCCGCCGTGGAACAGGGCGAACTGCTGGCCGTGTTCTCGGCCGGGGCCTACGGCTTCACCATGTCCTCCAACTACAACTCCCGCACCCGCGCCGCCGAGGTGCTCGTGGACGGCGACAAGGCCACCCTGGTGCGCCGCCGCGAAACCTACGACGACCTTATCGCCCTGGAGAAGGACGCCCTGAACGGCTGA